A single genomic interval of Deferribacter autotrophicus harbors:
- a CDS encoding sigma-54-dependent transcriptional regulator, with protein sequence MKIVLIEDNKVLNSTLIRSLNDLFDIKGFYDPEIALRYIENNFVDVVISDIKLPKISGMELLKKIKKISNDTFILLITGYGTVEEAVEAIKLGASDYMLKPIDTEILKIKLKQIEDTINIKQKIHSQTDKDKIVFVSKVMEETLNFAKKVASSDSTVLISGETGTGKELITRYIHENSRRNKKPLISINCANLQETVFESELFGYKKGAFTGADKNKKGLIALANGGTLFLDEIGEVPLSIQAKLLRFIESKEFFPLGSECCETSDVRIIAATNKNLEKLIAENKFRQDLFYRINVINIKIPPLRERKEDIIPLAYYFLEKYKLLNSKIIDFTDEAKKSLLAYDYPGNVRELSNLIERAMIIETSSYITDSSIIIEKRSSNNDMKDLDEVIKEHILKVLQYTNFDKKKASEILKIDRSTLYRKLKEYKII encoded by the coding sequence ATGAAAATAGTTCTGATTGAAGATAACAAAGTATTAAATAGTACCTTGATACGCAGCTTAAACGATCTATTTGATATAAAAGGTTTTTATGACCCTGAAATTGCTTTACGATATATTGAAAATAATTTCGTTGATGTTGTAATCTCAGATATCAAACTTCCAAAAATATCAGGAATGGAACTTTTGAAAAAAATAAAAAAAATATCAAACGATACATTTATTTTATTGATTACAGGGTATGGTACTGTGGAAGAAGCTGTAGAAGCAATAAAATTAGGCGCCTCCGATTATATGCTCAAACCAATTGATACAGAAATTCTTAAAATAAAATTAAAACAAATAGAAGATACAATAAATATTAAGCAAAAAATACACTCACAAACTGATAAAGATAAAATAGTTTTTGTTTCAAAAGTAATGGAAGAAACATTAAATTTTGCCAAAAAAGTCGCATCTTCTGATTCTACTGTTCTAATAAGTGGTGAAACCGGAACTGGAAAAGAGTTGATCACTAGGTATATTCACGAAAATAGTAGGAGAAACAAAAAACCACTGATTTCTATTAATTGTGCAAATTTACAAGAAACCGTATTTGAAAGTGAGCTATTCGGCTATAAAAAGGGAGCTTTTACCGGAGCAGATAAAAATAAAAAAGGTTTAATTGCATTAGCTAACGGTGGCACACTTTTTCTTGATGAAATAGGTGAAGTGCCACTAAGTATACAAGCAAAACTTCTACGTTTTATAGAAAGTAAAGAATTCTTTCCTCTTGGAAGTGAATGTTGTGAAACAAGTGACGTAAGAATAATAGCTGCAACAAACAAAAACCTTGAAAAGCTCATTGCTGAAAATAAATTTCGTCAAGATCTTTTTTATAGAATAAATGTTATAAATATTAAGATCCCACCATTAAGAGAACGCAAAGAGGATATTATACCTTTAGCTTATTATTTTTTAGAAAAATATAAACTTTTAAATAGCAAAATCATTGACTTTACCGATGAAGCAAAAAAATCTTTATTGGCATATGATTATCCTGGTAACGTCCGAGAACTTTCAAATTTGATAGAAAGAGCAATGATTATTGAAACAAGTTCATATATAACGGATTCATCTATAATTATTGAAAAACGTTCTTCAAATAATGACATGAAAGATCTAGATGAAGTAATTAAAGAACATATTTTGAAAGTATTACAATATACTAATTTTGATAAAAAAAAGGCATCTGAGATATTAAAAATAGATAGATCAACACTCTATAGAAAACTAAAAGAATATAAAATAATTTAA